In Candidatus Jettenia caeni, the DNA window AATGTTTTGGAAACGTACTTGTATACTGTTATTTTTTATGAGAGTCGTTACCATGGGGATGTGAACACATTCTTATATTGCCCTACATAATTCTATTAATATTCCAAGATCAAGAGATGTAAAAATCAAAGGTTATGTTGATCCCCCTCAAGACATCAACGAGTCAATTGAGGATAAGTATAATACAGGTTTTCATTTACTACTATATTACTACCATAGTTGTTTTTATGTGTTTTTAGTCAGGATTTTTCATATTTATTCCCTTTCTGCCTTGCTTAATGCCTCTTTAATCCCGGGCCATCCCAATACTAATAAACGATCCTGTATTTTTATTGCTCTCTCTATTAACTTCAGATCATCTTCACCGTCGGCCCATTTGAGCAATTGTATTGAGGCCGTAACCAAACTTTCTACTTTCCACATGCGTATAGGGGCTTTATCTGAAGTATTGTTTAAATATTTTTCGGGTCTTCTAAGTTTTATGTGGGTAAATTTCCATAATAGTTCTTTCTCAACACCATAAGAAATAAGGGTTTTCGGGAAAAACAGGACTCCAAAAAGTTGTCACGAGTAGGTATACTATTCTGACAACAGAAAGGGGTGTTCATGAAAACCTGTAAAACCTTATCAGAATTATATTCCCATCATGGATTTCGAGCGCGAAGTAAATTAACCGGCGTTTATGGTGATCCCTATGCAAGAATAATAAAACTCGAACGCCGTCAAAAAAAACGGTTTGCTCTGTATGTCATACGATGTCAAAGACCTTTTACGATAGCGAAACCAAACGGGCAAGAGATCTTTCCAGTGGTTCATTCAGAATCTCCGTTGAATTTGAATACCGCCGTGTATTTTGCAAAAAGTGTAACGCCGTGAAAGTAGAGACATTATCATGGCTTGCCTCGAATATTCGTTATACCAAGCGATACGAACGATATATTGGTAGACTCTGTCGAGAACTCACGATCAAGCGAGTGGTTGAACTGGAACGGCTTAGCTGGTATCAAGTCAGGCAAATAGAAATAAACTATATGCACGAGCTTGTTGGTCGTTTGGGTAAAATTACCAGGCTCAGAGCCGTAGGAATAGATGAAATTTCTATTCGTAAGGGACACACGTATATGATCTGCGTTAGTGATTTAGACAAAGGACGTCCCATATGGGTAGGCGGAGAAGGCCGTAGAGAAGAAGACCTGGACTTGTTTTATACTATGCTTTCTGATAGTCAGAAGAAAAACATTTCCGTAGTCGTCATGGACATGTGGAAGCCCTTTCGGAAGTCAACTCTGAAGTATATTCCTCATGTTGAAAGAATTATTCGGTAATCTCTGGGATTACAAAAGTGCTATCAACACCGAACGATTCTTTACCAACTGGAAATCCCAGCTTCGATGGTCAAGGCTTAAACCATTTCACCAATTTGTAAAAATGATTGAACGGCACTGGGACAATATTGTTAGCTATTGTAATCCTGACAATAAAATCTCTCTTGGATTAGTCGAAGGTATAAATAACAAAGTCCGTGTCATTCAACGACGGGCTTATGGTATTAAAGATCGAGACTATTTAAAACCGAAAATATTAACTGCATTTTTACCAGAATTATGAAAATTTACCCACACAAAACTTAGAAGACCCCGAAAAACTTCCGTCGAGCGTGTATTCTCCGATACCAAACGGGTTCGTCAGGTTGCTTCATTTCTGAATTTCAATCTTACCGCCATCTTTACCCATGTGGTTGTTGCCTTTGTAGCTCACAACCTTACCGTTATTTTTGACCACTTCAAGGATACTTTCCGGACATGAATTTCATATCTCTTTATAAAGCCCTTAAAATTTCCCACTCTCACGAAAATACCCTCTCCGGAAACCCCTGTTTTACGGTATATTTTCCCTTTTCTAGCTCCTTTTGTTTATTTCTTTGCCGTTGTATCTCTTCTCACTCTGATTTTTGGTCTCCGGCTTTTTGAAAAATACCTTACCGATTCTCTACCTAGCACTTTTTATATCCTCCTTGCAAGAGACTCAGATTTTGTTCTTAATAATTCCAGCGCTACACCCCTACCACACCCCGGACAGCAATTAACTACATTCTTATCCGGTTCGGGAAACCACAGTCCTGAATCTATATCTTCCTTCCCTTTACGGTAGACAACGAGCTTTCCCTCAATGGTAACATCTTCCATTAGCCCACGATGCAGGCACTCCAATAACTCCTGATAGTTCGGGAACAGACCAAGCTAGCCTGCAAGGCTTTGCTCCTTGAGAATGAGATTTGCGATATCTTCAATAATATCCTTCATGCTGCGTACCCTCGCTTAGAGAAATAGACAGAAGGGTAACGCTTCAGGTCAGACACAAGGTCTTCCCAACTCATAGATATTTGTAAATTTCCAGGAATTTGAACATCAACATGTTTAAATAAAGTATGAAGGAATGATGGGTCTTTCATAATCTCCACAATTTCAGGAATACCTGAAAAATTAAAATCAAATAACTCGTGAGGTTCCAAGGCAGGTTGTGTGGCAGTACTCAAGACCAATGTTACTCGGTAATACTTCTGCAACGCATGCAACACTGCTAAAATAGGGCTAAGAAATTCTGGTGGAAAATGTTTACTAAGATCATGCCAAAGCCCAGCCAAATAACCCCATTTGGCACAGCCAAATTCTGCAGCCATATTAGCCGCCTTTTCAACCGTACCTTTTATATGGTTACCAAGCTTGTGCCTTTGATCCTGTGAATTAGCGGAGTGGGCATAGAATTCTTCCATGATAAATAATT includes these proteins:
- a CDS encoding putative transposase translates to MSKTFYDSETKRARDLSSGSFRISVEFEYRRVFCKKCNAVKVETLSWLASNIRYTKRYERYIGRLCRELTIKRVVELERLSWYQVRQIEINYMHELVGRLGKITRLRAVGIDEISIRKGHTYMICVSDLDKGRPIWVGGEGRREEDLDLFYTMLSDSQKKNISVVVMDMWKPFRKSTLKYIPHVERIIR
- a CDS encoding transposase, producing MLKELFGNLWDYKSAINTERFFTNWKSQLRWSRLKPFHQFVKMIERHWDNIVSYCNPDNKISLGLVEGINNKVRVIQRRAYGIKDRDYLKPKILTAFLPEL
- a CDS encoding CRISPR-associated helicase, with the translated sequence MEEFYAHSANSQDQRHKLGNHIKGTVEKAANMAAEFGCAKWGYLAGLWHDLSKHFPPEFLSPILAVLHALQKYYRVTLVLSTATQPALEPHELFDFNFSGIPEIVEIMKDPSFLHTLFKHVDVQIPGNLQISMSWEDLVSDLKRYPSVYFSKRGYAA